A single genomic interval of Coregonus clupeaformis isolate EN_2021a chromosome 36, ASM2061545v1, whole genome shotgun sequence harbors:
- the vipas39 gene encoding spermatogenesis-defective protein 39 homolog translates to MIRGKPDEDDYWNSSKFKAFTFDDEDDDFTRLKESKRAVNSIRSLVEEEDEEDDVEKVSWSGEPVGSISWSVKETASSIRSTGEVRDQSFPKIHTAPSLPKNSSGYSLSSLFKGKAKTGSFQSFSESFGDPSIRNYAPELRKPKSEYKDYVSDWTPEETVKRMQQGKVYSLEKFRSLQDKLLLLDEAVNAHDGNIITAVLIYLKKSLSKEILFRELITRETALRHYIHYLKEIGEQKLLVELFKSLDRTEDMALMQYRDHLNIRDENRRRDFLKNCLSLPFAPDDATHVQDHYTLLERQIIIEANDKQVESSGQADIFKKYPRKASILNMPIITTLYYSCFYHYGESDGTYSSPANIRKTFRISDKQFLLTCLGARAKLKAWFDVDALFTTKNWLGYTKKRSPIGFHRIVDILQKNNAPVQVLQDYINLVEDAEQKISLAQKYKCHDVIINTYRDLKDRQQLIVYRGKVERGSPEYRKIEEILSNSQIRWKN, encoded by the exons CTAAAGGAATCCAAGCGGGCTGTGAACAGTATCCGCAGTCtggtagaggaagaggatgaagaAGATGATGTGGAGAAGGTTAGCTGGAGTGGAGAGCCTGTTGGAA GTATCTCGTGGTCGGTCAAGGAGACAGCGTCCAGCATTCGCTCCACAGGAGAGGTGCGGGACCAGAGCTTCCCCAAAATCCACACTGCCCCTTCGTTGCCCAAGAATAGTTCTGGCTACTCCTTAAGCTCCTTATTCAAAG GAAAGGCCAAAACTGGGAGCTTCCAGTCCTTCTCTGAGT CTTTCGGAGATCCATCCATCCGAAATTACGCCCCGGAACTTCGGAAACCAAAATCTGAATACAAG GACTACGTCAGTGACTGGACCCCTGAGGAGACTGTGAAGAGGATGCAGCAGGGAAAG GTCTACTCTTTGGAGAAGTTCCGCTCCTTACAGGACAAACTGCTGCTATTGGACGAGGCTGTGAATGCACATGATGGAAACATCATCACTGCG GTTTTAATATATTTAAAGAAGTCATTAAGTAAAG AGATTCTCTTCCGGGAGTTGATAACAAGAGAAACAGCTCTTAGGCATTATATCCACTACCTGAAGGAAATAGGAGAACAGAAGCTTTTGGTGGAGCTGTTCAA GTCCCTGGACAGAACAGAAGACATGGCG CTCATGCAGTACAGAGATCACCTCAATATCAGAGACGAGAACAGGAGGAGGGACTTTCTGAAGAACTGCCTCAG TCTCCCCTTCGCACCAGACGATGCCACTCACGTTCAAGACCACTACACACTCCTGGAAAGGCAGATTATCATTGAG GCGAACGACAAACAGGTGGAGAGTAGCGGTCAGGCGGACATCTTTAAGAAATACCCGCGGAAAGCCTCCATCCTCAACATGCCCATCATCACTACTCTCTACTACTCCTGCTTCTACCATTATGGGGAGTCTGAT GGCACGTACAGCAGTCCAGCCAACATACGGAAGACCTtcagg ATTTCAGATAAACAGTTTCTCCTCACATGTCTGGGTGCGAGGGCGAAGCTGAAAGCCTGGTTCGATGTGGATGCTCTGTTCACCACCAAGAACTGGCTGGGCTACACCAAGAAGAGGTCTCCCATTGGCTTCCATAGAATAGTGGACATCCTTCAGAAAAACAATGCACCAGTACAG GTGTTGCAGGATTATATAAACCTGGTTGAAGACGCGGAGCAGAAGATCAGTTTGGCGCAGAAGTATAAGTGTCACGACGTCATCATCAAT ACGTACAGGGACCTGAAGGACCGGCAGCAGTTGATTGTGTACCGGGGGAAGGTGGAGAGAGGCTCGCCCGAGTACAGGAAGATCGAGGAAATCCTCAGCAACTCG CAAATCCGATGGAAAAACTGA